GTTTTCCCCTTCAGATCGGCGATGGAGCCGATGCCGGCGCCCGACTTCACAAGGAATCGGGTTCCCGTGTAGAAGGTGTTCGTGGCAAATGCGACTTGCTTGGCGCGTTCCTTATTGTTGGTAGTGGAGCCGCACTGCAGGTCGATGGTGCCGTTTACAAGCAGGGGGATTCGGTTTTGGCCAGTCACTGGCTGGCTTTTGATGGCAATGTCATTGCGCCCGACGGTCTTCTTTACGGACCCGACGATCTTCTGGCAGATCTCCCAGGTGAAGCCCGTGGGCGCTGCATTGTCCCCGAGATACGAGAAAGGAACGGCCGTTTCCTGGTAGCCGAGCGTGATCGCACCGGAGCTCTTGATACGACTGAGCGTATCGGCATCAGATGCATAAGCGTTGCACGCGATGAGCGTCAGCGTAGCGATAAGAAGGTGCGCGGATTTCATGGTCGTAGGCTTCCTGGTGAGGTCGGTGCATGGTCGTTGTTGGATTCATTAAAGCAAATTGGAAATTTACCGAGAAGCGCATTATGTTCATGAGACTTTTGAGTTCTTGTCTAAAATCAATATGGTAATTCCAAAATACAACGACAAAAGCCACGACAAAATGTCGTGGCCATCCTCCTGTGGATTGCCGATGGAGGCTACGCGATGTTTGATATGAGGAACTTAAGCACTTGCAAGTGAATAGAGTTCCCGAGGATATTCCTTGGCGTAGGGCATACCGGATGCTGCAAGGGCATCACGCTCCCAAGGTGGCGTGTCGCCAAATTCATTTGCCAGAAAATCGATAAAGCTTCTAATGAGTGGATTTTCGTATTTGGAGCGGTAGTACATGGCGTACAGCGTATGGACAATCGCTGCCCGGTATTGAGGCACCACGACGCGGAGATGGCCTTTGCTGATGTCGGCCGCCACCAGATAGGTTGGCAGGCAAGCAATGCCCCGATGCTCGAGTGCGGCTTCTCGTAGTGCCAGACTCGAGTTGGAGGTCATGCGCGGCGTGACTTTGATGTGTTGCGTATGTTCGTCTCGCCGGAATGTCCAAGCCCCGTCGAGCGTCATGGCAGGATAGACCAAGCAAGCGTGACGCGTGAGATCCTGGGGATGATCGATGTCGGCGTGATTGGCCAGATATTCGGGTGAGGCGCAGTACAACCAGCGGATGCAGGCCAGCTTTCTTGCGGCATAGCCCAGTGCGTGTCCGCGGTGATACGAAGCGCGACGTCGAAATTCTCCTCAGAGAGATTGACGTAGCGATCGTCCAGAATGATGTTGGCGTTGACCTCGGGGTACGCTTCGAGATATCTACCGACGATATTTGTCAGTTGCTTGGTGCCGAACGCGATAGAGCTGCTGAGCTTGAGATTTCCATGCGGGTGCCCAAACTGGCGCGCGGTATCGAGGGTGTTCTCCACATCGGAGAGGATCGATGTTGCCCGCTCAAGGAATAGCCGTCCTCCCTCGGTAAGGGTGAGGCTGCGTGTCGTGCGTTTGACAAGCAGCACGCCCAAGCGCTCTTCGAGCTGAGCCAGGCTTTTGCTCACGGCAGAGGGAGACAGGTGGAGGTCCCGCGCGGCGGCTGACAGGCTTCCTGATTCGGCGATTCTTGCGAATACCGTCATTTGGGTAAGTGTGGCAAAGCTCTTCATCTCATACCCTATCTCATCGCGGCCATCGTCTGGCTGGCATCCGGATTCAGAGCAATTCCCGGACCAAGCTAAAGACCTTCCCGGAACCTTCCGCCACGGCGAACTGCACCGAAAAAGCGTCTCGTCGTCACGCATGCCCGAATGCAGGCAAAGCCGTCGCCTGGATGGCGCAGGGGCGGCTGGCAGCTCTGCGTCTCGTGAGACGCTAATACATAGTATGCAAATGGAACTATTTGTTCCATTCGGGTAAATCCCATGCCGGGAAATGGGCAATGATTCGGAGGTCACATGGCCAGCCCGATCGACCGTGCAGGGAGTGCGATACGGCTCGATGTCGCTGTGCGCCGAAGTCGAGGGCGCGTACGCAAATGGGGGAGTATTGCTGGGTGCCGCGTGGGGTCCAAGATGTCGGCAAGCCGGTGCGGGTACTCAGGACGTCGCCTGCAACCCACGCGTGCGGCGGTACGGGCAGTCAGGGGAGGGGGCTACAGGGGGGCGGCAACACGCGAACATCCGTGTCAGGCGGCGCGACCCGCATGGAGCGGGTCGTGAAGGTGCTAGCGAGCAAGCCTGACGGCGAGTCCGGGCGCTGCTTTACTTTGCTTCGAATTGCTGGAATGCCTCAAAGGCGCGTACGGAATAGACATACGCAGCGCCGGCGTTGAGGGCCATTGCCGTGCCAAGCGCATCGGCCAATTCAGCTTCGGTGACACCGGCCTGACGCGCGGCGCTGGCATGGGAGGCGATGCAGCCCTCGCAGCGGGTCGTCACCGCGACGGCCAGTGCGATCAACTCGCGCGTGCGTGCGTCGAGCGCACCGTTGCCATTCTGATTGGTGTTCAGCGCCACGAAGCCTTCCATCAGCTTCGGCGAGGCCTTTGCGAATACTGCGCCTGCGGCACGGTTCTTCTTGAGTTGCTCGATCCAGTCCTTGATCATTGATATATCTCCATTGGGTGACGACAAGCCGTGTCATGCATGCGCTTCTGCGTGCGTGTACGGGAATGCCCCCCAATTCTTAGCCACAAGCACGTGGTAGCGAAAGCGCAAGTTCGTCCAAGCACCTATGAATCGCATTCAAAGATCAAGGCGGTGACGGGAAAGCGGCGGTTCGGTGGATGACGTGCCGAGGCGGCATGTCGCGCCATGCCGCCGCGATCCCCGGCGCTGGATTTGCCAGCATGCCAATGAGGGGGCTATCCTTCAATCACCTGCTGCTCCCGGCGTGCATGCAGGAGCACCACGGCAATGGCGGCCACCACCACGGGCGGCAACACATACAGACACACGGTGGCCCAGCTTCGGGTAGTGACCAAGGAGCCGGAGGTAAACGACCCGACGACCATCGCGGCGAAAATGACGAAGTCATTCAGCGACTGCACACGTGTTCGCTCTGCCGCTGAATGGCAGGTGAGTACCAACGCGGAGGCCCCGAGAAATCCGAAGTTCCAGCCAATGCCGAGCAGAACCAGCGATAGCCAGAAATGGTTGATCGTCAGCCCACTCATGCCGGTCAGCGCCGCCAAGCAAAGCAGGGCGAGGCCTGTGAGAATGATGCGGGATGTGCCAAACCTTGCAATCAACCGGCCGGTGAAGAAGCTGGGAGCGTACATCGCGATCACGTGCCATTCAATGCCCAGGTTGGCGGCCTCGCGAGGGATGCCGCATATGTCCATTGCCAAGGGCGCTGATGTCATCACGAAGTTCATCATCATGTAGCTGACGACGCCGCAAAGCACCGCGATGAACAAGGGGGACTGCCGCAGGATGATGCGCAATGGCCGTCCGCCAGTGGCCGCTTCTGCGATCGCGTGCTCGAAGCGAACGCCGCGAAGGACGATGGCGGAGAGGGCCGCCGCCACGGCGGCTGCCAAATACGTGGCGGCGTATGTATGCGGTGCCCAAAGGGTCATGGTGGCCGTGGCTAGCTGGGGCCCAAAGACTCCCGCAGCAACGCCACCCGCCAGCACCGTTGAGAGGGCCTTAGATCGCAGTTCGGGCGTGACACATTCCGCGGCGGCAAAGCGGAAGCTCAGGACCACTGCCGCATATGCGCCGCCGAACAACATCGCCAAGCAAAACAACGCAAAGGAGCCGATGACAATGGCCAGTGCGGCTAGCAAGCCCGTGAAGACACCGCACGCATTGCCGACAAGGAAGGCAGTCGGTCGACCATAACGCCTCGCGGTGGCACCGACCGGAAGCGTGGCCAGGGCCATGCCGGTCACAAAGACTGAAATGGGTAACGTAGCCAATTCGGGACGCGGGGCCAATGTATGGCCGATGATCGCGCCGGTGGCGTACACGACCGTGGAATTTGCACCGGCGAGTGCCTGGGCAGCGGCCAGGCGCAAGACACTGGCATTCAGTCCGCGAGAGCGCATCGTCAGCGTTGGGGTGCAGGGGTTGAGGCGGCGACCTGCAGACCGGTCGCCAGTCGTCGGATCGCTTCGTCCACGGTGCTGCGTGGGCAGGCGAGATTGATGCGCATGTAGCCGTCTGCCGTGGCGCCGAATTTGGAGCCAGGGTCGAGCCAGAGACCTACGTGCCGAAGCATGTAGTCGTGAAGCTCGGCGGGCGCGAGACCGAGTGCCCGACAGTCCATCCAGGCGAGGTAAAGTGCACCAGTCGGTACCACGTGAATTGGCAGCGCATGATCGCGAACACTAGCCGCGAAATGGCGTTGGTTTTCGCCAACGTAGTCGATCATCGCGTCCACCCACGACTCGCCAAATCGATAGGCTGCCTCACAGGCAGCGGCACCCACTGTGTTCACCAGGTTCAGGCCGCCGCGTTCACATTGCGAACGGAAGGCTTCCCGGAGTCGTGGGTTGGGGATAAAGATGTTGGCGCACTGCAGGCCTGCTGTATTGAACGTCTTGCCGGGAGACGTGCAAACGATGCAGTGGTTGGCAATCTCGGGATCCAGCGAGGCGAACGGTATATGTTGCAGGTTGCGGTCAAAGATCAGATCCGCATGGATTTCATCGGAGACGACGAGGATGCCGTGCCGCTGGCAGATCGCGGCCATTGCCATCAGGTCTTCGCGTGACCACACGTTCCCGGTCGGATTATGGGGATTGCACAGGATAAAGAGCTTCGTGCCGGGCCGAATTGCGGCTTCAAACGCCTCGGGATCAAATCGGTAGCCGTCGGCCGTGCGCGTGAGGGGGACTTCCAGCAACCGTCGGCCGTTGATGACGATGTCATGATGGAAGTGGATGTACACCGGGGGTTGCACCATGACGTAGTCACCGGGGTGCGAGAAGGCCTGGATTGCCATGTTCAGCGCATTGACGACGCCGGAAGAGGGGACCAGCCACTCGGAACGCACTGCCCAGTTGAAGCGCCGGCGTTGCCAGTCAACGGCCGCCTCAATATAGCTCTCCGACGTTTGACCATACCCGAACACACCGAATTCCGCTTCGCGGTGTATCGCGTCGAGAATAGGTTGTGCAACACGAAAATCCATGTCCGCAACCCACATTGGGAGCGGATCGCTCGCTTGCTGTGCCGGTGTCAGCCGGTGCCTCATACCGTCCCATTTCATCGAATTCGTGCTGGTCCGGTCAATAATCTGGTCGAAGTTGTACATAAGCGATGCTCAAGATGAACTGGCTTCAATCTTGGGCACGTCCGCCGCGCAGCAGAAGCGCAACTTCCTACAAAGACCTGTGACTGTCGTTCAAAGATGAGGATTCGGGCCCGTGTTACCGTGAGGGGAGGTCGCCAATCCCGTCCGCCGGCGGCGCGTTCCGTGGGATCTGACCGGCAGGCCTCGCGACGGCCGGGCCGCGTTGGCAAGCCGCCGTCGTGGCGACGCAATGCGCGGAAGCGGCTCTCGGGGCGGAGCAATGCGGGGCAAGGGGGGCGCGACGGGTTCATCTGCGGACCGCGCCCCGGAGCTAGCCGCTTGCCCCTGCGGATTTAACGCTGTGTGATGAACTTGGTCACCAGATAACCATCGAAGGTCTCAGCGCCACCCTCACTGCCCATCCCGGAGTCCTTGACCCCGCCGAACGGCGTTTCGGCAAGCGAGATCCCGAACTGGTTGATCGCCACCATACCGGCTTCCAGCGCATCCGCCACCGTTGTGGCGGTCTGAAGCGAATTGGTGAAGACATAGGCGGCCAACCCGTAGGGCAGGCTGTTCGCACGCTGGATGACGTCGTCGGTCGCGTGGAACCGAACGATGGGGGCAACCGGGCCAAAAGGCTCTTCGACCATCAGGCGTGCAGTATCCGGCAATCCGGCGACTACCGTCGGTTCGAAGAAAAAACCATCCGTTCCGATGCGATTGCCACCGAACGTGACCTCGCCACCCAGCTTGCGGGCGTCGTCGAGAAAGTCCGCCATGGCTTCGACACGGCGGCCGTGCGCAAGCGGCCCCATTTCCGTGGTGGGGTCGAGTCCATCGCCGACGCGCACGGACGCCATCGTCTCCGTGAACTGCGCCACGAAGCGGTCATAGACTTTGGCATGCACGTAGAAGCGTGTCGGTGCAATGCAGACCTGGCCAGCATTGCGGAGCTTGAACCTCGCCAGCGTCTGGGCCGCCTGCGCAACATCGGCGTCGTCAAACACGATGACCGGCGAATGACCGCCCAGTTCCATGGAGACCCGCTTCATGTACGTTCCAGCCATCGCCGCGAGCTGCTTGCCCACGGGCACGGAACCGGTGAAGGAGACTTTGCGCACCACAGGCGACGCGATGAGATGTGCGGAAATGGTGGGCGGGTCGCCCCAGACCACATTGAGCACGCCGGGCGGAAGACCGGCGTCGTGAAACAGGTGGGCGAGCGCAACGACGGCGCTGGGGGCATCTTCCGGCCCCTTCAGGACCATCGCACAACCCGCGCCCACGGCGGCAGAGATCTTTCGGATGGCCTGGTTGAAGGGGAAATTCCATGGTGTGAACGCCGCGCAGACGCCGACCGGCTCTCGTACCACCATTTGTCGAATGCCGGGTTCTCTTGGGGGAATGACGCGCCCGTAGATGCGACGACATTCTTCCGCGTGCCATTCCGCGTGCTCGGCGCAACGCAGGATCTCGGACAGAGCCTCCTCTAGCGGCTTGCCCTGGTCGCGCGTGAGATCTCTGGCAATGTCGTGCGCCCGTTCTCTTGCTAGCGTGGCGACTCTGCGCAGGATCGCTGAGCGGTCCAGCGGTGAACTTTTGCGCCAGCTCTGAAATGCCCGCTCAGCGGAAGCGAGGGCATGGTCCAGATCCGCTGTGGTCGCAACCGGCAGTTTGCCTAGGACTTCGGAGGATGCCGGATTCAAGACGTCAATTGTCTGCCGGTCCTGAGCACTGATAAATGTGCCGTCGATGTACAGGGAGAGTTCGCGGTACGGAGGCAGGCCTTCACGCGATGTCTGATGGGGGGTCGTTGTCATCGTTGATGCGGGGTGGTCTAACGCCATGAGGTGGGGGCGAATCGCTCAGCCAGTCAATCCAGGAGCGTTTCCCGGAGACAATAAGCTGCCTCGCGGCAAGCCAATGGCCGGTCTCCGGGATGCGGGCATGGAAAGGGCGGCGCGATCGTGCGCCGCCCAGTATGGCTGCCGAGCGTGTTGTCGGCTATTTGGGGAAATGGATGCGATCTTGTCCGGGTGCCAGCTCGGTTGCGGCCGGCACCTCGGAAGGATCCAGAACCCGGATGGACTTGGTGGCGGGGTCCACTTCGACAAAGCTGCCGTGCGGGATCACGGCCGTGATGTCGACGTCGAATCCGGCCATCATCGAGACATCTCCGAGGGCAGCGCCCTGAACCAGGATCGTGTTCACGGTGTTGAACACAATGGCTTTGGGTACCATGTTGCGCGATTGCATTTCGTGCAGCATCCAAGCCGTGGCGACCCCACCCTTGGCCGTATCCAGGATCAGGATGCGATCGACGTACGACTGTCCGGCGAGCTTATGCGCGGGACGGGAGAAGACCCTTGCAGTCGATTCAGGTCATAGCGGGCCGAGAACCCGTCGTGGGCAACCAGGGCCTGGCCGACGACCTTCTTGCCCATGGCATGGCGCGCGATGTAGGGATCGGTTTTCAATTCAGTTCTCCGGTTTCGGCTGCAGTGACACATTCCTCCATGGTGGCGAGCATCGGCACGTAGCCGTAACCGCCGAGGATGTTGACGAGCTTGGCGCTGTTGGTGGCGAGGCGCGTCCAGCCTTTGGCTTCCTTCATTTCGCGGGCGTAGGACTGGTAGAAGCACATGCCGGACAGTACGGTGCCGCCGGCTTCCTCAATGGTTTTCGTATATCCGAAACGATCGCAGTCCGGTTTGACCTGGGGGCTCGTCACGGCGAGGAGCGGCTTCTTCAGACGGCGCCCTTTGCACAGGCGGGCGATTTCACGCAGTTCGAACAGGCTCAATTGTGGAGCGGAGAAGACCACCACATCGATCCCTTTCTCCACGGCATAGCTGTCACGCAGGCCGCGCAGATCCGCCTGCCCGATACGCTGAGCGACCGGCAGCTTGTCGCCGCCGACATCTTCCAGACGAGAGGCCTCGGGTGTGATGCCGATCAGATGAAACAGGGCGGAGGAGCCGAAGCTTGCCATCGCCGCGCCGAAGTGTTTGAGTTCATCGGACGTGGGCGCGCGGTCCAGCCCTTCGATGACCGGCACCTGCCAGTAATTGCCGGACAGCTTGCCCACGACGCCGCCCAGCGCGCCCCACTCGCTGAGGTCACGGGGCGTCCAGTCCGCGCGCAGTCGGAGGGTAGCCTGACGTTGGGCATCCAGGTGATAGCCGTAGCGCGGCGTGCGACCGGTGAGCCCGGCAGAGAGCGCCGACGGGCCGCCTTCGAAGTTGGAACGCGCGCCACCGACCGAGTTCGAGTAGATGACGACGCCCGTATCACCAAACGCCACATGCTCGCCTCGTGTTGCGGCGAGGACCGTCTGATAGTTGATGCAGGTGTCCGTCATGCTGACGCCGAGCCGCGAAAAGGCTTCGATGGCACGGCGCTCGAGTTCGACCATCCATTCGGCCTGACCGAGATCGGAAGCCTTGGAGAAATCGGTGCCGCGCGGATCGGTAATGGTCGGAATCCGTACGCCACCCTCGTTGGCATCCGCCAGGCGCTCTAGCCACATGACGCCCGCCTGCCCGAGGCTCTCGGTATCCGCCATGATGTGGGCTTGCGTCACAGGGACAAAGTCCTCGGCACCAAAGAATTCGCCGACCTTGATCTGGTGTTCGATGGCCAGTTTTGCCACGGTGCCGGCTTCACCGGCCAACATGGCTTTCTCTTCCTCATTTAGTCTCATGATTTCACTCGATGGTAATGCCGGTGGCACGTACGGCTGTGCCCCATTTGGTTGATTCAGACTGCTGGAAACTTGCGAGCGGGACGCTCAAGGGATGCAGGCCCTGACTACTGATCTTGCTGTTGAACTCGGCGGACTGGACGATCCGCTGCGTCTGCGTGACCAGTTGCTTCGACACGGCGTCGGGGAGGCCGGCGGGCCCATACAGCGCCCACCATGCGATGGCTTCGAAGTCGGGGTAGCCAAGTTCTGCAACGGTGGGTGTATCGGGCAGGACCGGTGAGCGCTGCAGGCTGGTGACCGCAAGCGCCTTGAGCTTGCCCGACTGGATGTGGGGCAGTACCGATTGCAGCGGGTCGAACATCACGGGAATCTGCCCGCCAATCACCTCGGTGACCGCCGGGGCGCTACCCTTGTAGGGAACATGGGCGAGGCGAATCCCCGCCGCGGTACAGAACATGGCGGCCGTCAGGTGGCCGGGTGTGCCATTGCCTGCGGAACCGTAGTTCATCGCGCCCGGCTTCGCCTTGGCCTGGCTGACGAGGTCGGCGAGGGATCCGATGCCGGTCGCGGCATTGACGACGATCGCGACCGGGGCACTGGCGATCGTCGCCAGGGGCGTGAGGTCCTTCTGCGGGTTGTAGCTGAGCTTCTTGTACAGATAGGGATTGATCGATTGCGTCCCCACGGTGCCGACCAAAAGGGTGTATCCATCCGGCGCTGCCGATGCAACCGCTGCGGCACCGATCGAGCCGCCCGCGCCGCCGCGATTGTCGATCACAACGGACTGTTTGAGCGCATTGCCAAGTAGCAACCCGAACGGGCGGGCCACGATATCGGTGGGGCCCCCGCGGGAAACGGCACCACCATCCGAATTGGCTTGGAAGGGTAACGCTCTGCGCCTCTTGCCAGTGAGGTTCCGAGCGCCGATAGCCCTGCGGCGATCGGGAACAGAACCATCTGGCGGCGCCGCTGCTGCGAGTGCATACGCCTGTCTCCTGTGGGTTGTGTGGTTGTTCTTTTCTATGACCGCCAGTGGTCTGGCGGGGAATGCTAGGCGGTGGTTGGCTGCAGGGCCCTGGCAATTTCGAGCGGCCCCGGCAGGCTCAACTTGAATGAATAGCGGTCAGGAATGATGTGGATGCGCATGTGCTCGCATGGCTGGCCCGTGCCGCTGAAGGACGTGCGGTGCATGACCAGGACATTGGTGCGCTTGGGCAGGCCCAGCTCGTTGGCGATCTGGTGACTCGGCTGCCGGCATTCGATGGCCACGTCGGCCCGTCCGATCCGGAGCCCAAGATAGTGCTGCACGATGTCGTAGACGGAGAGCTGACGGACGCGCTCTTCACCGAGTGCGCCGACCTGCGCGGGCAGATAGGCCTCCACCAGTGCGAAGGGTTCGCTGCCGACGATGTATCGGCGACGCAGGCGCACCGGAAGATCGAGCCCAGCGGGAAGATTGGGATCGAGCCGGCCGGCAGAGGCGGAGAATTCCAGTAATTCTGTCTCCGGCTCGATCCCCTGACTGCGCAACGCATCCTGAAAGCCTTGCAGGGTATTGAGGTCGTGCTGCACGCCTACGCGGGCGACAAACGTGCCTTTGCCGCGCCGGGCTACGACCTGACCGGTGCGTGCAAGCATCTGGATCGCCTGCCGGACGGTCACGCGGCTCACGCCGTAGGCCGACATCAGCTCGGCTTCGGTGGGTAGCTGCTGGCCTGGAACCAGCGTCCCATTGGAAATCTCTGCGGCCAGCCGACCGCCGAGCTGCACGTACAGCGGTTCCGAGCTGTCGGGCTCCAAGGGCGTGTGCGGAAAGTCACCTGTATTGAGGGTCATGATCGTGTAGAGGCTAACTTGTATTGAGTTGTTCTATAACATCCTATACAAGATGCTCGAAACAGCAAGAACTGAAATGTGCGGCAGTCATCGCTGTCCACCGGTTCTTGATGTGATTTAGCCTTTTTACTATCAAAAAGTCATCGCCAACCAAGAAAAATGAGACGAAATAAGGAGAATTGGCTCATTTTTGCCGCCCTGGAGATTTGACCTTGCACGCCGGCGTTGCCTAACATGACCTATATCGTATTAATACAAGATAGGTCCCCCATGCGCGTCATAAGTAGTCAAAACACCACTTCATTGATCGCCAATCTGGGGCGATGGGTGCCGGCATGGGTGCAGGGCGTGACGGTGGGGACGGCCCGGGCCGATTTGCTTGCGGGGCTGCTTGGCGCCGTGCTCGCACTGCCCCAAGGGGTGGCGTTCGCCACCCTGGCCGGATTGCCGCCGCAGTACGGCATCTACAGCGCCGTGGTGCCCTGTGTGGTGGCCGCGCTGTTTGGATCGAGCCGGCATGTCGTATCCGGACCAACCAATGCCAACTCGCTGGCACTTTTCGCCATGATCAGTCCGCTGGCGGTGGCCGGCAGTCCCGAATATGTCGGGCTTGCACTGGGCGTCACGGTGCTGGTCGGTGCGCTTCAGCTTGGCATTGGCCTGTTCCGTCTGGGATCGCTCGCAAACTTCATTTCGCCCTCGGTGCTGCTCGGATTTACATGCGGCGCGGCAATGCTGATTGCGCTCTTTGCACTGAAGGACATTTTCGGGTTGCAGCTTCCGCCAGGCACCTCCGCATTTGGGGTGCTGCGATTCCTGGCGACCCATGTCGATACCATCAACTGGAGTGCCAGCATCGTCGCCGGGGGACATTGCTGGCGACGTTGCTGGTCAAGCGGCTGATGCCGCGGATGCCGTTCATGCTGCTCGGGCTGATGACCGGATTTGGCGTGGCCTTTCTGCTCAATCATTCGCCGGCGTCCTGGAGTCAGCACGTCGGCGTTGTCGGCCCGATTCCCTCGGCGATTCCGCCGTTCCGGGTTCCCCAGCTTTCCTGGCAAGCCCTGCCTGATCTGCTGGGGTTGGCATCGGCCCTGACCATCGTGGCGATCGGGCAGTCGATCTCCATTGCCAAGGCCGTCGCGCTGCGGTCCGGGCAGCAGATCGACAGCAACCGGGAGATCATTGGTCAGGGCTTGTCGAACATCGTCGGCGGGTTCTTCTCCTCCTACGTGTCGTGCGGATCGCTCAATCGCTCGATGCCCAACTATGAAGCGGGCGCGAAGACGCCCTTGGCGTGCGTGTTTGCCGCGATTTTGCTCGTGGCGCTGGTGTCCGTCAGCGCGGCAGTGCTCGAGCAGATTCCACTGGCCGCGATCGGGGCCATGCTGCTGCTCGTCGCGTGGAGCCTTTTCGATGTCGCAAGACTGCGGCAGATTTCGCGTCTGAGCCGGATCGAGTTCGGTATTGCCATCGCCACGCTGCTGGCCACGTTGCTACTGCGCCTGGAGGTGGCGGTGTTGCTGGGCACGGCGCTGTCGCTGGGCGCCTATCTGTACCAGACATCCCGACCGGCCGTCCGCGATCTGCTCCCGGACGCTGAGAGCGGGGCGCGACATTTCCGGCCGACCGATGAGTTGCCCGATACCGCGCTGCAATGTCCCCAGCTTCGCCTTGTACGCATCGAGGGTGCGTTGTTCTTTGGCGCCGTGCCCCATGTGAAGCAGAAGTTGCAGAAGGATGAGGCGCCTCAGCGTCGACATGTTCTCGCCATGGTGAAGAGCATGAACTTTGTTGACTTGGCGGCCGCTGAGATGTGGGACAAGGAACTGACAGACCTGCGCGCTGCCGGCGGCGACCTGTATTTTCACCGCCCCAGACGGCAAGTCATGGAGACGTGGATGCGCAGTGGCTTCCTTGCCAGACTGGGCAGGCAGAACGTCTTCGCAACCAAGCACGATGCACTGCAGCATATTGTGCCGCGGCTGAATCCCGACATATGTGCGACGTGCAAGGCACGAGTCTTCAAGGAATGCAGCGGGGCGCCGGCCCCGCGTGAAACGCGTCAGACGGGGGAGGCGTCCTCCGCATAGAAAAGCGGGTAGAGACGCTGCGCGGCCTCCTGCAGCAGGGGCAACTGCGTCCGCAGTTGCGTGAGGGTGGTCCGTGCGGTCGCCGCGTGGCAGACCAGTGCGACATTGCAGCGTTGGCCGGGAAGCGCGATCGGCACGGCCAGTCCCACCATGCCCGTAACGAACTCTTCCTCGTCCAGTCCGATACGCTGCGCCGCCAGCTTGTCGAGCTCGGCCGTCAAGGTGGGGCGACTCACAAAGGTCTGCGGTGTCATGCGATTCAACGTAATGCGATCGAGCAGCGCTTCTCGTTCGAGCTTCGGAAGCTGGGACAGAAACAGCTTGCCGCCGGCGGTGCAGTGCAACGGATGTCGGGAACCGAGCTCCAGATGCATGCGCAGGGGCTGGCTGGTTTCGACACGGTCCAGATACAGCACCCGATCTCCGTCGAAGGCGGACAGGTTACACGTTTCGCCCAGTCGATCCACGAGGCCGCGCAGCACGCTGCGAGACAGCCTGCGGAACGCGCTGTTGCCCAGGACAGCCGTGGACAACTGCGTACTGCGGGGCCAGGGATCAGGCCTCGTTCGCCGGGCATCCGCACCAGGAATCGGTTGGCCACAAGGACATCCACCAAGCGGCCGGCAGATGCCTTCGGGATGTCCAGTCGCATGGCTATTTGCCCGATGGTTACCGACTCAGACGCGCTGGCGACACATTCCAGCATGCGCAGGATCCGCAGCATCTTGTGTTCGGGGGAGATCTGTTGGTCGTCGTCCATGACTTGGCTTTCGGGGGCGATAAGCGAATACGAGCCGTGATTGCGATTTTCGGCTCAGTTTCTGCGAGTTTGGGTGGTTCTTCTTGAGACGGCCGCCGCGGAAGATAAAGATACTAAGACAAGCACCTCTGCATCGCAACGCGTCTCAGAGGCAAGCAAATCATAACGGAGACAACAGCCATGCGGACATTCGACTACGTCATCGTCGGCGCCG
This region of Cupriavidus sp. EM10 genomic DNA includes:
- a CDS encoding amino acid ABC transporter substrate-binding protein is translated as MKSAHLLIATLTLIACNAYASDADTLSRIKSSGAITLGYQETAVPFSYLGDNAAPTGFTWEICQKIVGSVKKTVGRNDIAIKSQPVTGQNRIPLLVNGTIDLQCGSTTNNKERAKQVAFATNTFYTGTRFLVKSGAGIGSIADLKGKTVVSTVGSSNLLVLRRVNKERNLGMEIIAAKDNAEAMLLVQSGQAAAFGMDDILLYGQRAGSRNPGDYAIIGDAIQVEPFAIMLRRDDPEFKKLVDDTISGLMKSGEFDAMYKKWFETPIPPKGITLNVPMSQPLRDNMKTLSDKPAL
- a CDS encoding substrate binding domain-containing protein, with amino-acid sequence MYCASPEYLANHADIDHPQDLTRHACLVYPAMTLDGAWTFRRDEHTQHIKVTPRMTSNSSLALREAALEHRGIACLPTYLVAADISKGHLRVVVPQYRAAIVHTLYAMYYRSKYENPLIRSFIDFLANEFGDTPPWERDALAASGMPYAKEYPRELYSLASA
- a CDS encoding LysR family transcriptional regulator; translated protein: MKSFATLTQMTVFARIAESGSLSAAARDLHLSPSAVSKSLAQLEERLGVLLVKRTTRSLTLTEGGRLFLERATSILSDVENTLDTARQFGHPHGNLKLSSSIAFGTKQLTNIVGRYLEAYPEVNANIILDDRYVNLSEENFDVALRITADTHWAMPQESWPASAGCTAPHPNIWPITPTSIIPRISRVTLAWSILP
- a CDS encoding carboxymuconolactone decarboxylase family protein — protein: MIKDWIEQLKKNRAAGAVFAKASPKLMEGFVALNTNQNGNGALDARTRELIALAVAVTTRCEGCIASHASAARQAGVTEAELADALGTAMALNAGAAYVYSVRAFEAFQQFEAK
- a CDS encoding MFS transporter — its product is MRSRGLNASVLRLAAAQALAGANSTVVYATGAIIGHTLAPRPELATLPISVFVTGMALATLPVGATARRYGRPTAFLVGNACGVFTGLLAALAIVIGSFALFCLAMLFGGAYAAVVLSFRFAAAECVTPELRSKALSTVLAGGVAAGVFGPQLATATMTLWAPHTYAATYLAAAVAAALSAIVLRGVRFEHAIAEAATGGRPLRIILRQSPLFIAVLCGVVSYMMMNFVMTSAPLAMDICGIPREAANLGIEWHVIAMYAPSFFTGRLIARFGTSRIILTGLALLCLAALTGMSGLTINHFWLSLVLLGIGWNFGFLGASALVLTCHSAAERTRVQSLNDFVIFAAMVVGSFTSGSLVTTRSWATVCLYVLPPVVVAAIAVVLLHARREQQVIEG
- a CDS encoding MalY/PatB family protein; its protein translation is MYNFDQIIDRTSTNSMKWDGMRHRLTPAQQASDPLPMWVADMDFRVAQPILDAIHREAEFGVFGYGQTSESYIEAAVDWQRRRFNWAVRSEWLVPSSGVVNALNMAIQAFSHPGDYVMVQPPVYIHFHHDIVINGRRLLEVPLTRTADGYRFDPEAFEAAIRPGTKLFILCNPHNPTGNVWSREDLMAMAAICQRHGILVVSDEIHADLIFDRNLQHIPFASLDPEIANHCIVCTSPGKTFNTAGLQCANIFIPNPRLREAFRSQCERGGLNLVNTVGAAACEAAYRFGESWVDAMIDYVGENQRHFAASVRDHALPIHVVPTGALYLAWMDCRALGLAPAELHDYMLRHVGLWLDPGSKFGATADGYMRINLACPRSTVDEAIRRLATGLQVAASTPAPQR